TTTAAGCCTACGTCGCGTAGCTTCGTCTTAATAGTTATCTGCTAGTTAGGCAAAGCAAAGTGTTGTTGTATACGGCGCAGACAACCTAAGAATAAAGACTTTATAGGAAGTATTGCTAGTATTAAAGGTAATACTGCGTAAGGCGATCTATAAAAGATCGTATATAATTGTCGTTAGCGAAAGGATCGTCAAGATTACGATAGTGTAGAAGAGGTAATACGTGTCTAAGGAATGCCGCATACTAAGAAACGATAAGGATAACAGAGCAGGACCCAAGCCCATCTGTTCCAATGGAAGGGAGAGGTTGCGAAAAAAACGTAATGTCGAAAGCTTCATTTGTACTTCTTTTGCCTTATTTTTGGAGATAGCTGATCGAAATCGGCTTTTAGGTATAATTTCCATTGTGTGGAAGATATCAACTAGCTAGTGTTGGATAGTGTCTGCCAGCCTGACGCGGGTAAGAATTCGAAAGGGGAGTTGTGATGTTTTACTGGCCACTCACTTCTGTGAAGACTAATTATCTTATTAAAAGACCCTCGACGTCGCATGATTAAGAAGGAAAGCTAATGATGCAGGCGGTTTAGATATCAACGTTGATGCGCAGGCTTATAAGACTATTAAGAGCTGTTCCCTTTAGTAGAGGTTATGGTTTTGGTATAGTCCCAAGTAGTCGAGATAGATTTTCTTTTGGACAGAGAACTTGCCTAAATAGTGCATTAACAAAATTGAACTACTTCTGCGTAAAGATGGCGACGGGGAGACTTGATGTTGGGGCTGCACAAGCCTCGGCAAGTCTATGCGCGTTAGCGTCCGTCAAACTTCACCACATTACTCATCCTGTGAAATGACAAGACACGGTATTTGTAATGCAGCCGCCACACCGAAGAGATGCGACGTTCGCATTGAACGTATTTGATCGTATACTAACCACCTGCTAGAAATTGACACATAGCCTCGTTGCCATGGCTATCCAGGTTCGAGACCTCAAGCCCCTCAACATCAGGCCCGTCCAGCCCCCAATCCGAGACCCGCCAAAAACCGACCCTTTTGCATTCGATCATCACGATGACAAAATCCACGTGTTGCTCTGCGCCTCAGGTTCTGTCGCGACGATCAAGATACCGAACATGATTAATGCGCTCGCCAAACACGAGAATGTGCGCATACGCCTGGTCTTCACGGCTGCGGCGGCAAACTTCCTGCAGGGCCAGAGCAGTGAACAACCGTCGATAGAGGACATTGAGGCGCTGCCAAACGTAGACGCGGTATACTTTGACGAGGACGAGTGGAGGGAGCCCTGGGTTCGCGGTAATAAGATTTTGCACATCGAGCTACGGCGGTGGGCAGACATGATGATTATCGCCCCGCTCAGTGCGAATGAACTAGCGAAGATCACGCAAGGCTGGTCAGACAATCTCCTTCTCTCCGTTGTGCGCGCATGGGATACCACGGGCCTGATCGACCCATTGAGGAGTATACCCGGTGTGCAATGGCCACAAGAAGTAAGCAGTGTGCAGAAGAAGAGGATCTTGGTCGCACCAAGCATGAACACAGCCATGTGGTTTCAGCCAATCACAAGAAAACAGGTGCAAACCCTGGAAGAGGAATGGGGTGTCAAGAACGGAGGCTGGTTTGAGGTGCTGCAGCCAATGGAGAAAGAGCTGGCATGTGGAGATATTGGAGGTGGCGCGATGAAAGACTGGGCGGAGATTGTTGCTGTGGTTGAGGAGCGACTAGGCCTTGCATCGCAATAACCTCTACTTACGTCTATTATACTAGACATATGCTGTTGGCAAAAAGAAAGTATTCCTAGACTACTCACCCTATCACTGCTACGCCTATTAGGTGTTGCTCACCTAGCACAGCGCTTGTATCCGAGGACAAAAAAAGACAGAACTCTGATGGGCGCCCCTCCACGCAACCCATGGTGACGACCTCCATGACTCCCTCGATCGATCGAGGCAAACAGACATTCGGTGACGCCGTTGCATCTCGACCCGGCGTGGTGGGTGACTGTGTAGTCTCCCTTCTGTCTGAACCTAATAGTTAGTACTGGAAGGGAATCGAATGAGCGACTCCTAGCGGTGCTATAGCGATGCTACAATACGACCACTAGGCTAGGCGCTTAAGGCTCGTAGCCTAATCATTTAATGAGAAACGTAGAGGATACTCAGTCTTTATACCAAGAATAGCTGGGATTTGGCGGTTGGGATAAGCTTGTGTTGTGAGTGCTCTGCGTTTGTTGTGGTTAATGAAGGGCTCGTGGGCCGCATTCACCTGGGCGATGAGGGGTCAGATCAATACTGATGGTCGAGCAATGACGTGCAGGCTGCTCAGGGTCATATGTACATGCTTTCTTCGGCTCTCTCGCTCACACACCATAACAACCGTAACAACCACCTCTTAGGCTCGACCACGTCACTGCGACCGAAACTCTCACCCGCGGCGGCAAATGGCGCCTCAAAATCCCACAGCCGCAGCAGACGCACACCTCACGCGCACCTCCGAACCCAAAAAGCGCAAGGCCACACTTGCGAACCTGAAGTCGACAGTATGTCATTGCTTCTCTTCACACATGCTTTAGCTGACAC
This sequence is a window from Pyrenophora tritici-repentis strain M4 chromosome 4, whole genome shotgun sequence. Protein-coding genes within it:
- a CDS encoding Dfp, Phosphopantothenoylcysteine synthetase/decarboxylase; translated protein: MAIQVRDLKPLNIRPVQPPIRDPPKTDPFAFDHHDDKIHVLLCASGSVATIKIPNMINALAKHENVRIRLVFTAAAANFLQGQSSEQPSIEDIEALPNVDAVYFDEDEWREPWVRGNKILHIELRRWADMMIIAPLSANELAKITQGWSDNLLLSVVRAWDTTGLIDPLRSIPGVQWPQEVSSVQKKRILVAPSMNTAMWFQPITRKQVQTLEEEWGVKNGGWFEVLQPMEKELACGDIGGGAMKDWAEIVAVVEERLGLASQ